A stretch of the Arthrobacter stackebrandtii genome encodes the following:
- the asd gene encoding aspartate-semialdehyde dehydrogenase has protein sequence MTNNNVPSVGLVGWRGMVGSVLMQRMQDEGDFGDINPVFFSTSNAGGAAPAITGGDTGKLEDAFDIDTLAKLPIIVTAQGGDYTSRVHTELRNRGWDGLWMDAASTLRMNDDSIIVLDPINRDVIDAGLAGGVKDYVGGNCTVSCMLMGLGGLFKNGLVEWGTSMTYQAASGGGARHMRELLNQFGTLNSEVSSELDNPASAILEIDRKVLAHQREGIDAAQFGVPLAGSLIPWIDSDLGNGQSREEWKAGVETNKILGTSAENRVIMDGLCVRIGAMRSHSQALTLKLREDLSVAEIESLLANDNEWAKVVPNTKEASMADLTPVAASGTLEVPVGRIRKMEMGPEYISAFTVGDQLLWGAAEPLRRMLKIAVGTL, from the coding sequence ATGACCAATAACAATGTTCCTTCCGTCGGCCTTGTCGGCTGGCGCGGCATGGTCGGTTCCGTCCTGATGCAGCGCATGCAGGACGAAGGCGACTTCGGCGATATCAACCCCGTCTTCTTCTCCACCTCGAACGCCGGCGGCGCTGCCCCGGCGATTACCGGCGGCGACACCGGCAAGCTCGAAGACGCCTTTGACATCGACACGTTGGCCAAGCTGCCCATTATTGTGACCGCGCAGGGCGGGGACTACACCTCCCGCGTTCACACCGAGCTGCGCAACCGCGGCTGGGACGGGCTCTGGATGGACGCCGCCTCGACGCTGCGCATGAACGACGACTCGATCATTGTGCTGGACCCCATCAACCGCGACGTCATTGATGCGGGGCTGGCGGGCGGCGTGAAGGACTACGTGGGCGGCAACTGCACCGTCTCCTGCATGCTCATGGGCCTGGGTGGATTGTTCAAGAACGGCCTGGTCGAGTGGGGCACGTCCATGACATACCAGGCTGCCTCCGGCGGCGGCGCCCGCCACATGCGCGAGCTGCTGAACCAGTTCGGCACGCTCAACTCCGAGGTCTCCTCCGAGCTCGACAACCCGGCATCCGCGATCCTGGAAATCGACCGCAAGGTGCTGGCACACCAGCGCGAAGGCATCGACGCGGCGCAGTTCGGCGTTCCGCTGGCCGGGTCCCTGATCCCCTGGATCGACTCCGACCTGGGCAACGGCCAGTCCCGCGAGGAGTGGAAGGCCGGGGTTGAGACGAACAAGATCCTGGGCACCTCAGCCGAGAACCGGGTCATCATGGACGGGCTCTGCGTGCGCATCGGCGCCATGCGTTCACACTCACAGGCCCTGACCCTGAAGCTGCGCGAGGACCTGTCCGTCGCCGAGATCGAGTCGCTGCTGGCCAACGACAACGAATGGGCCAAGGTGGTGCCCAACACGAAGGAAGCCTCCATGGCAGACCTCACCCCCGTGGCGGCCTCCGGCACGCTGGAGGTCCCCGTGGGCCGCATCCGCAAGATGGAGATGGGCCCGGAATACATCAGCGCCTTCAC
- a CDS encoding dihydrofolate reductase: MSTPESLPAYTFSQPIVGMIWAQTNTGVIGADGGMPWHLPEDMAHFKRVTTGHPVVMGRKTWDSFPDKFRPLPNRTNIVVTRQEGWGSTPEARGAVVLDSLDQALVEAQFSPGGNEVWVIGGGQIFEQAMDDCNVAVVTVINTDAAGDTQAPALGPEWMFRGASPLEGWHTSKNGTEYRITMWAKGDTEFEAPE, translated from the coding sequence GTCCCTGCCCGCGTACACCTTCAGCCAGCCCATCGTGGGCATGATCTGGGCGCAGACCAACACCGGCGTCATCGGGGCAGACGGCGGCATGCCCTGGCACCTGCCCGAGGACATGGCCCATTTCAAGCGCGTGACCACCGGCCATCCCGTGGTCATGGGCCGCAAGACGTGGGACTCATTTCCGGACAAGTTCCGCCCCCTGCCGAACCGCACCAACATTGTGGTGACGCGGCAGGAGGGGTGGGGGTCCACGCCTGAGGCGAGAGGCGCCGTCGTACTCGACTCCTTGGACCAGGCGCTCGTGGAGGCCCAATTCTCCCCCGGCGGCAACGAGGTGTGGGTCATTGGCGGCGGGCAGATTTTTGAGCAGGCCATGGATGACTGCAATGTTGCCGTGGTGACGGTCATCAACACCGATGCCGCGGGCGACACGCAGGCACCGGCGCTGGGCCCGGAGTGGATGTTCCGCGGCGCGTCGCCGCTGGAGGGCTGGCATACCTCCAAGAACGGCACCGAGTACCGCATCACTATGTGGGCCAAGGGCGACACCGAGTTCGAGGCGCCCGAATAG